A genomic window from Montipora capricornis isolate CH-2021 chromosome 8, ASM3666992v2, whole genome shotgun sequence includes:
- the LOC138013693 gene encoding neuropeptide FF receptor 1-like, whose translation MTIYTTSLAAQVSITTVFTFLVLVGVVGNTLCCLVIITNRSMRTPMNYLILNLALADIMVTMFIAPRFIFIHTFDHPLGLAGSIICKLFTGGNFSWLGGSASVFSLVAISVERYFAVVHPYGSRGKLTIKKVKFVAVACWVFAIIFNLPLFFIVHYNEEIAFCTEYWPEKWMPQVYSTAWFVVFGVIPIAVMCALYVRVIRRLWIKPQNGPRVTQAAVLKSRKRVTKMVIMVSAVYAITWFPVLIIYKLNYYYEDQEYGNVTYIIGIVIVTFNSCVNPFVYAFCNERFRNHLKKLFNIPCLKQNQIQLEREQRQTPMATTDSSNSQNRRQDLEMELGNWNHQQTVK comes from the exons ATGACGATTTACACGACATCCTTAGCTGCCCAAGTCTCCATAACAACAGTATTCACCTTTTTAGTATTGGTTGGCGTAGTAGGCAATACGCTCTGTTGTCTCGTCATCATAACAAACCGTTCCATGAGAACACCCATGAATTATCTCATCCTTAATCTTGCCTTGGCTGACATCATGGTGACAATGTTTATTGCTCCCCGTTTCATTTTCATTCACACGTTTGATCACCCACTTGGTCTTGCGGGGTCCATCATCTGCAAGCTCTTCACCGGAGGGAATTTCAGCTGGCTGGGCGGCTCTGCGTCTGTGTTCTCTCTCGTGGCCATTTCTGTGGAGCGCTACTTCGCCGTGGTGCATCCTTATGGCTCTCGGGGGAAGCTCACCATCAAAAAGGTGAAATTCGTCGCCGTAGCCTGCTGGGTGTTTGCTATTATATTTAACCTTCCTCTCTTTTTTATCGTCCACTACAACGAAGAAATTGCTTTCTGCACGGAGTACTGGCCTGAGAAGTGGATGCCCCAGGTTTACAGCACCGCCTGGTTTGTTGTGTTCGGTGTCATTCCAATTGCTGTGATGTGTGCGCTCTACGTAAGAGTCATTCGTCGACTTTGGATTAAACCTCAGAATGGTCCACGAGTCACGCAAGCAGCCGTCCTAAAGTCACGCAAGCGCGTGACCAAAATGGTGATCATG GTGAGCGCAGTGTATGCAATCACATGGTTTCCAGTGTTAATCATCTACAAACTCAACTACTACTACGAAGATCAAGAGTATGGCAACGTCACCTACATCATTGGCATCGTTATTGTTACTTTCAACTCTTGCGTCAACCCATTCGTGTACGCATTCTGTAACGAGCGCTTCAGAAATCACCTCAAAAAGCTATTCAATATACCCTGTCTGAAACAAAATCAGATTCAACTAGAAAGAGAGCAACGACAAACTCCAATGGCCACCACAGATAGTAGTAATTCACAAAATCGTCGTCAAGATTTGGAAATGGAGTTAG GGAACTGGAATCACCAACAAACTGTTAAATGA